A stretch of the SAR202 cluster bacterium genome encodes the following:
- a CDS encoding 2,3-bisphosphoglycerate-independent phosphoglycerate mutase: MIDNADLRECAVKTDSKIILLVADGLGGAPHPKTRKSELETAHLPNLNALAGQSACGLTIPVAPGIAPGSGPGHLALFGYDPLKYVIGRGALEAFGVDGIDFKVGDVVARGNFSTVDSDGKLLDRRAGRILSEQSAPLCHELNKIKVDGVESRVYPVKDYRFVLRLRGTGLSDALTETDPQRLGIEPLPVKAKAPEAEKTAKAANQFVHKARQVLMEEKQANTVMLRGFSGMPDLPSFGEAFKLTPAAIAAYPMYRGLAAIVGMKVLRTGADFDAEVKTLHARYQDHDFFFIHYKYADAAGEDGDFDGKVKALEDLDKYIPRLLDLKPDVFMVAGDHSTPAILAAHSWHPVPFLLHSRLTLGEGIEAFHEKACALGSLGAMPATSIMPLALAHAGKLAKFGA, from the coding sequence GCTCCTCATCCCAAGACCCGCAAGTCGGAACTGGAAACAGCCCATCTCCCTAACCTCAATGCCCTGGCGGGACAAAGCGCCTGCGGCCTCACCATACCGGTAGCCCCGGGCATCGCGCCGGGCAGCGGCCCCGGGCACCTGGCCCTTTTCGGCTACGACCCCCTTAAGTACGTCATTGGCCGCGGCGCCCTGGAAGCCTTTGGCGTCGATGGCATTGACTTCAAGGTCGGAGACGTGGTCGCTCGCGGAAACTTTAGCACTGTGGACTCCGACGGCAAGCTGTTGGACCGCCGTGCCGGGCGCATCCTCTCCGAGCAGAGCGCCCCGCTGTGCCATGAGCTGAACAAGATAAAGGTCGATGGCGTCGAGAGCCGTGTGTACCCGGTCAAGGACTACCGTTTTGTGCTGCGGCTGCGAGGCACCGGCCTGTCCGACGCCCTCACTGAGACCGACCCCCAGCGCCTGGGTATCGAGCCCCTGCCGGTGAAGGCTAAAGCCCCGGAAGCCGAGAAGACAGCCAAGGCTGCCAACCAGTTCGTTCATAAAGCTCGGCAGGTATTAATGGAGGAGAAGCAGGCCAACACGGTCATGCTGCGGGGCTTCTCCGGCATGCCGGACCTGCCATCCTTCGGCGAAGCCTTCAAGCTCACCCCCGCCGCTATCGCCGCCTACCCCATGTACCGCGGGCTGGCTGCTATCGTCGGCATGAAGGTCCTACGCACCGGCGCGGACTTTGACGCCGAGGTTAAGACCTTACATGCGCGGTATCAAGACCACGATTTCTTTTTCATCCACTACAAGTACGCCGACGCCGCCGGCGAGGACGGCGACTTCGACGGCAAGGTGAAGGCCCTGGAAGACCTGGACAAATACATACCCAGGCTGTTGGACCTGAAGCCAGACGTGTTTATGGTCGCGGGCGACCACTCGACCCCCGCTATCCTGGCGGCCCATAGCTGGCATCCTGTCCCTTTCCTGCTCCACTCCCGCCTTACCCTGGGCGAGGGCATCGAAGCCTTTCATGAGAAGGCCTGCGCCCTCGGCTCCCTCGGCGCCATGCCTGCTACCAGCATTATGCCCCTGGCCCTGGCCCACGCTGGTAAGCTGGCAAAGTTCGGCGCTTAG
- a CDS encoding triose-phosphate isomerase, which translates to MPRFIAAGNWKMNTTLPEAKALALAIPKALNGPPPSHVETIICPPYISLAVVRDALRGSGIVVGAQNAHWEQKGAFTGEVSPSMLKDLCEYVIVGHSERRHVMGESDDTINRKVKAVYAAGLKPILCVGETLEQRQRDGAEGVVRRQLESGLNGVRDISELVIAYEPVWAIGTGVAATPDTVREITSGAIRAEIAKLHGSDIADEVPVLYGGSANPDNASGFLKEPSIQGTLIGGASLNAEQFAKIVRLTAEIKGGSVK; encoded by the coding sequence ATGCCCCGCTTTATCGCCGCTGGCAACTGGAAAATGAACACCACCCTTCCCGAGGCCAAGGCCCTGGCTCTGGCGATACCCAAGGCGCTGAACGGCCCGCCTCCAAGTCACGTCGAGACTATTATCTGTCCTCCTTATATATCGCTAGCTGTGGTTAGAGACGCCCTGCGAGGGTCAGGGATTGTTGTTGGCGCCCAGAACGCCCACTGGGAGCAGAAGGGCGCTTTCACCGGCGAGGTATCACCGTCGATGCTCAAAGACCTGTGCGAGTATGTAATCGTCGGCCATTCGGAGCGTCGCCACGTCATGGGCGAAAGCGATGACACCATCAATCGGAAGGTGAAGGCGGTCTACGCCGCAGGCCTAAAGCCCATCCTTTGCGTCGGCGAGACACTGGAGCAGCGGCAGCGCGACGGGGCGGAGGGTGTGGTGCGCCGCCAGCTTGAGTCCGGCCTCAACGGCGTCCGAGACATCAGCGAACTAGTCATCGCCTACGAGCCAGTGTGGGCCATCGGCACCGGCGTGGCTGCCACTCCCGACACCGTCCGCGAGATTACCAGCGGCGCCATCCGCGCAGAAATCGCGAAACTCCACGGCTCTGACATCGCCGACGAAGTGCCAGTGTTGTACGGCGGCAGCGCGAATCCAGACAACGCGTCGGGCTTTCTCAAGGAGCCCAGTATCCAGGGCACCCTCATTGGCGGCGCCAGCCTCAACGCCGAGCAGTTCGCTAAAATCGTGCGGCTGACGGCGGAGATAAAGGGCGGCTCTGTTAAATAG